A region of candidate division WOR-3 bacterium DNA encodes the following proteins:
- a CDS encoding ATP-binding protein: MDTRQALLIINKLGSSGTPPEFGVETFTVGLDKYLNVIEQEYLKGILKEYHLSSFKLVIGNYGGGKTHFLYSVRNLAFRNGYVVVYVPLNPTECPFDKLELVYKQIVTNLQIPSSDNDPLKPPITGIEAFIENWYNSVKAKIEHLDAITDYLNILKGVESISFLNAIKGAFFNIATNDIDAFQSVIQYLKGEDIGKDIRAQYRISERIDKSTAFRMIRSLIQWLHLIGYNGVIFLFDEAERGISMSSSKDRRRALDNLRQIIDECGNSRLPGAMFFYAIPDENMLLEGSGGVYEALKQRLRSIFSMVNPLGVKINLEELDLTPETFLMSLGEKLMKIYQTAYPLKLDAEKSTALITNLAHEAVKVFAYDISYRRLFVVSMIEVLQTIRNDPRSLSLFLTDTKEIRKILKTTGKRLETKEKEVVTEQEI, encoded by the coding sequence ATGGATACCAGACAAGCACTACTAATCATCAATAAACTCGGCAGTTCAGGCACGCCACCAGAATTTGGCGTTGAAACTTTTACTGTCGGTTTAGATAAATATCTGAATGTTATTGAACAAGAGTATCTTAAAGGAATATTAAAAGAATATCATCTCTCTTCTTTCAAATTAGTAATCGGCAATTATGGTGGTGGTAAGACTCATTTTTTGTATTCAGTTCGCAATCTGGCTTTTCGTAATGGCTATGTTGTGGTCTATGTGCCCTTAAATCCCACAGAATGTCCGTTTGATAAACTGGAACTGGTCTATAAACAGATTGTAACTAATCTTCAAATTCCTTCATCGGATAATGACCCATTAAAACCACCAATTACAGGCATTGAAGCCTTTATTGAAAATTGGTATAACTCAGTGAAGGCAAAAATTGAACATCTTGATGCGATAACTGATTATCTTAACATCTTAAAAGGGGTGGAAAGTATCAGTTTCTTAAATGCGATTAAAGGTGCATTTTTCAATATTGCTACTAATGATATCGATGCGTTTCAGTCTGTAATCCAATACTTAAAAGGCGAAGATATAGGAAAAGATATTCGCGCTCAGTATCGAATTTCTGAACGGATTGATAAGTCTACTGCATTCCGAATGATTCGTAGTTTGATTCAATGGTTACATCTAATCGGTTACAATGGTGTTATCTTTCTCTTTGATGAAGCCGAAAGAGGTATATCGATGAGTAGTTCTAAGGACCGAAGACGAGCATTAGATAATTTAAGACAAATTATTGACGAGTGTGGCAATAGTCGTTTGCCAGGAGCAATGTTTTTCTATGCAATTCCGGATGAAAATATGTTATTAGAAGGCTCCGGTGGCGTATATGAAGCACTTAAACAACGGTTACGCAGCATATTTTCAATGGTTAATCCGTTAGGAGTAAAGATTAATTTAGAAGAGTTAGATTTAACACCCGAAACGTTTTTAATGAGTTTAGGCGAAAAGTTAATGAAAATTTACCAGACCGCATATCCCTTAAAACTTGATGCAGAAAAATCAACGGCCTTAATAACAAATTTAGCCCATGAAGCAGTAAAGGTTTTTGCTTATGATATAAGTTATCGTCGGTTATTTGTCGTAAGTATGATTGAAGTTTTACAAACAATTCGTAATGACCCGCGGTCTTTATCTTTATTTTTAACTGATACCAAAGAAATCAGAAAAATCTTAAAAACTACTGGAAAACGATTAGAGACCAAGGAAAAAGAAGTAGTTACGGAACAAGAAATTTGA